The Piliocolobus tephrosceles isolate RC106 chromosome 10, ASM277652v3, whole genome shotgun sequence nucleotide sequence ttttgtattttttagtacagacggggtttcaccatgttagccaggatggtctggatctgaCCTCGTGGCCTacctcccctcggcctcccaaagttttggagttacaggtgtgagccaccaggcccggctgaaAGTTTTTTTACCCTGTTCAGTCTTACAAGTGATGACAGCTGCTGCTATTGTGTCTGGGTTGCTATTGTTTTTTCCCCCACTtcaccctgtcttcactaaagtCTCTCCATGTAATCACATGGGGTGAATGCAGTTTCTTGCCAGGGCTCCGAATAATAGAAGTCAACAAAATACTCTGTACAAAATCCTTTATAAAAGTCTACCGTATGCCCTATTAGCATATTAGATCAATAGAAGATATAAAgagaacctttttaaaaatcagaattactATGGAACTTTTCAGATTCTCAATATGAAGACTAAAGATAACTCTGATTTcacttgtgattttaaaattgtgaGCAGTATATAATAGCACTTTTCAAAGGAGTATTGAAAAGATTACATGAATTAACTTAACCTGAGGAAAGTACCTGGCCTGGCCTCTAGCAGCGCTCCACATGTCAGCCTTTCCTCCTGTCCCGTGGGCTAGGTTCTGACAAAATCTCCCATCTTCAAGAAGTGTAGTGGAACTGTACAAGGCACTGATGATTCAGTGGTAAGACCTGCTTAGTGTTTGCCAAAAGTGGACAGTCCATAAGGAAAGAAAGGCATGCATTTGTTGTTTTCAAATAGTAGTAGTATCCTTTCTGTGGTACTGAGATGACAAATAGtatgcttaaaaacaaacaacaggcaAAAGGCAGAGTAAAAGTATCTAACAGGACCCATGTCTTCAGTCACATGCTTCCTGCCCCTTAAGAAACAGATTTAATGCCAAGGAATAGTCCCGTGTTTTCAAATACTTTGGTGATTAAGTTAATTCTAGAATAATAGATAAGGATCAAAGTATATTCATTTAGAAATTTGCAAATGCATCTTTGGTAATCATGTctgtgtgtttttctattttggtaaGCCAGGAGCATTTGACCAAATTGTGGTTACATTTCTTATATTCAGGACTTTAGATATTATGGTTGAAAATTTTCTGAAGGGAAAATAGCTTTGTTGTTCTattgccactttttttttctcctgcaaatcatgggatgcccctcccccccccttttttttaaagcaaggaaTTACACTTGCTTTTAGGGTAAATATAGGTGTTGTGCTGCCTGGTGTAATACTTAGTAAAAGAACGTTTTATGTAAACCTTCACTgtcacatgccaggcactgttctatgcATTTTATACACAGTAATTGGTTTAATCCTTACAGTGCCCTGCCAAAACTGTtaccattttactgatgaggaaactgaggcacacagatgATAACTGACTAGTTCTTGGCAaacctgggatttgaacccaggtagtctGAAGGGCCATGTTCTTAGCCACTATGCTACTTTGCTTCTGGTTCACTGTGTTGGATACATGCCTTTAGTTTGAGTTCAGTTTTTATTAGGGCACAAACCCACTTTAAGTGTAAAATTACAAACTCTAGAGATGTTGCATTTTAGgacaaaataaagaagcaaactTGGTTGCTGATTCATTTCCATTGATTCCATGTTAAAGATTTCAGTTGGCATCACTCTTGTTTATGGAGTCTAAAATCCTATGTAAACTTCTGGAAGACGTTTTCCCTTTGATGCATTAACACTTTGAGTTTGAAGACTTAAAATCAGGAGCAAAAAAGTTACATTTGGTGCttcaacattttcttattttactttctaattACGTCAGCATTTCCAGAAAACATTAGAAGGGTTATAGAAATGTAAGTATgcatttatatactttataaaattgATTGAAAACCTACAGTGAAAACTTTTTGGAAAGCAAATTCAACAGCCAACACTTGACCGTAccatttgagaaatgtctgttgtgTATTGATTGTTTTAGAATAAAACAGCTTGATGATGGgccaaaatgtttataatttgacTACTGATTCAGACCAGTTAGCTCTGTAGATGAGATCAATTGGCTTCACTCTGTTTTATGGTTATAGTCTGCAACTACAGAGTGGCCAATTAATCTTGGGAAGGGGAAGATAGGGTCAAACGAAAGTCAGCAATCGATAAACCTTGCTATAGATTAAGCTTAGAATGTAAGTTCTGGTGACAAAAGTTTCTATCATCAGCTGAATATAATTTGGCTTCTGTCATTAGGAATGAGAATCCTAACTATCCAACAAAAATCTGGGCTTGTTTCTAAAGGAGTTAAATATGTTTGACCTGAAAGTTTAAACCTATTACGTTAAATGATTAAAGGGGCCTCTTTCCGCAGTCTGATCAATGGGTTGCAAATGCTCTGCAGATGGGAGGTGGCAGTAGGAAGGAATTATGCAATATCATGGAACTTTCTCTTCCTCTAGTTTAGCAGGAAATACTTCTGGTAGGAAGACATACATGAAAATAGGTCTGCTGTGTAATGTCATTTTAGAACCAAACTTTGTTGGGTTAAGATGCTTTTATGGAAAAGGTCCTTTTAAAAACTTGGTACTGTATGTTTTAGTTAAGATGACACTTTTTGTGTCCTTGTTTGCTGAAAAGGTTCAAGTACATAAAGAATTGTGTTATTAAAGCACCCACTGACAAcaatttctttaaagtttttgtatttgtgaGAAGGTCACaatttgcatattttcaaaaaacaaaataccttgGTTTATACACTGTCAAAACAGTCTATAGAAATCAAAACACATTGAAACAAAGGCAGAGATACTAGGCGAAAGAGGCAGAGACTTCCTATATACACTACAACTTGCTATTCAAATTTCAAAGTACTTGTTTCAAGTGATCACATTTCTCACCTACTACCTTTAAACTAAATGCTTCTGGAAATGTGGTTTTCCTCCAAGGACAAGGATTCAATTTAGCTCAGCTCTGGCTCATTAGTGTGAATAAACAGAAGGGCTTTGCTTCAGGGAGGTAGACAGGAATCACAACAAGGCTTGACTTTAATGAGACTGCATTGCCACAGAGGTTATCTTTTCCAGATGACTTCCAACATTGCCAGTGACAGTGAACTGTTGGGAGCAGATCTTGGCTCAAACCTTTAGGGAAAATGAACTAAATCAGCATGAGCCATTGTCAAGTTTAAGGTGACAGCTGaaggctgcgtgtggtggctcatgcctgtgatcccagcactttgggaggctgaagcaggagcatcgcttgagcccaagagtttgaaactagcttgagcaacatagcaagacctcatctctacgaaaaaattaGAGACTTAGCCAGGTGCGCAcatctgtagtaccagttactgggcaggctgaggcgggaggaaggcttgagcccagtagttagagactgcagtgagctgtgattgtgccactgcactccagcctagtaacagagcgagatcttgtctctaataataataaaaggggcAGCTGGAGTCCACCAGAGATATTGTCCATCAGGGATCTTTTCAGCAGGCACTAAACTGCTGGGGAGAGTTTCATCTTGAGCCTTTACAACAACAAACAActtttttctgtgaatctgactGATTGCCTGGGTAGAAATGTCCTTTTCAGTGGCCTCAGTGATACATTGATACTGTTTGTGGTCATTTACAGTAAAGAAAATATGTCCTGCAAAGGGACAGACCACCAGAATATTTAATTCTATGACAAATACCTTATTTGAGGAGCTCTTGAGCCTCATGACCAGTCACTTCTGGAGAGTGCAGGAGTTCAGAGTGTCCCAGCCCTTTTTGCTCTtcagtgtttcaaaatatctGCGTGGAGAAGCTGTTTTCTTGCAAACAAGAATTCTCTGGATTCTCATGCCATCATTGGCACACAACTCCCCTCTGGAAGAAGAGCTGTTGGccagaaatattttctcagtgTGATTTATGACATTCCACCTGGCTGTCTCCATCAGTCTCTACTAGCAGAGCCACCCCCAAATGACCCAGAGCCATCCTTTCCACTCCAATGAAGAGGCGTCCAAAACATGCTGCAGTTGGGTCCCTGGCACTGACTTGCAAGTGAAGCTCCTCAGGAGTTCgtaggaggaggtggaggaggtgggacTGGTGCCTGTAGCTCCTGGCTTTCCTCTCTGACCAACGCATAGCGTCTGGCTTTTCTAGGGTCAGGCTCTGGCGTCTCCTCTGCCCATCTCCCCACACGGCGCACACCTTTGGCCACCTTGGGTGCGTTCCTGCAAGGATTGTGGTCATAGATGACCAGCTTCAGACTTGACAGATGGGCCAGGCTGGGGAAGTAACGGATGCTGTTCTGGTCCACATCAATCACCTCCAGGAAGGGCATGTGAAGCAGCACAGCGGGGAAGTCAGTCAGCCGGTTGCCCGAGAGCCAGATGGTCCTCAGCTCCTGGAGGCGCTGGAGCTGGCCTGGCAGCAAACGCAGGGCATTAGAGCCGGCATGCAGAGTCTTAAGGAGACTCAGCTCACAGACAACCTCTGGCAGCTGGGTGAGGCAGTTGGCCTCGATCCATAGGGTCCTGAGGTTCTGGAGCAGGCTCAGCTCACTGGGGAGGTCGCAGAGTTTGTTGTTGCCCAGGTAGAGGATGCAGAGTTGTTTCAAGGTGCACACAACCTGGGGCAGAGCCTTGAAGTTGTTGAAATCCAAGGCCAGAATCTGCAGGTTCTGTAGCTGCCCCAGCTCCGGAGGCAGGCTGTCGAGGTGGTTGTCGCTCAGGTAGAGCTTGACCAGCTCCCTGAAGGAGCACACGTGCAGGGGGAAGCGGCGTAACTGGCTCCCACTGAGATCCACCATCTTGTCCAGCGGCATCTCACGGAGGTCCCTGACCACATAGTTCTGGCAGCGGTCAGCAGGGATGAAGGCCACGAGGGCCCTGATGGTGTTCCCCATGCAGAGGCTGGGGGTATGGCAAGCCCCAGAGGACCAACTCAGGGAGTGGGGCTGGCTCAGCTAACTGCTCTGGGGCCTATCCTACCCTCCCATTATAACTTGGGGATTGCATGACAAAAGCCAGTCACTTTGACAGAGAAAAGTGCTCCTGATAGCAACTTGAGTGTCTGGCGACAGCGCAGCAGTCGGGCAGGAGCTGGGAGGCCATGTCTGACTCACATGCTTGCCTTTAATCACCTAAGTAAGCCCCAATCCCctttatcaactttttttttcatttcaagctGAAAATAGCTTTGCTGTTTTTTCcctaatgataaaatattaacacATCACATAAAggtgtaaaagaagaaaatgaaaaacacccATAGTTGTGTTATGCAGAGATAAATACTGTATACATTAGCATGTGTCCTCTAGCCTTTTTGCTATAAgtaatcatttgttttttaaaattgcactttaggagcttttttttttttttgagacagggtctcgttctgtcacacaggctggagtggtgcaatcttggctcactacagcctgacCTCCCCGACTccagcaatcctcacacctcagcctcctgagcagctgggactacaggtgcacaccaccatgcccggctaatttttgtattttttgtagagatgaggtttcgccatgttgcccaggctggtcttgaactcctgggctcaagcgatctgcccgtcccggcctcccaaaatgctgggattacaggcgtgagccatggcacttgGCCAGGAACCTTATTTTTTAATCATGACATatcatgaacatatttttatgtttgcagGTATCTATGCAATTATTTTTAACACCTGCAtcgtattccattatatggatgtacAGTAATTTAAACAGTTCTCTGTGGTTAGGTATCTAGGTTGTTTACAATGCACGACTattataaacatccatgtgcataCAGATGTGAGCAGCAGTCCACTCATTTCTTTGGAAACCATCCTTAGAAGTGTTGCTggagcaggccaggtgcagtggctcacgcctgtaatcccagcactttgggaggccgaggcgggcggatcacttaagcctaggagtttgaggtcagcttaggctacatggtaaaaccccgtctctactaaaaacgcaaaaattagctgagtgtggtggcacgcacctgtaatcccaggtacttgggaggctgaggcaggagaattgcttgaacctgggaggcagaggtttgcagtaagctgagatggcaccactggactccagcctgagtaacagagtgagactccgtctcaaaaaaaaaaaaaaaaaaaaaaaatgtattgctgGATCCTAGATATGCATCATTTACAGGTGTTTCATTGATGGCTTCTCTGTACCCCACCACATCTGAACCAGTACACACACCCACCAGCAGTGGTTTACAGGTGTCTACTTTCTCATGTCTTCGTTCTTATCAGATGATATCTTTCCACAGTTTAAAAACTTGCCTTTGACAAAAGgtaagcagaagagaagaaagctaGCCTTCTGAGTGTTAGATAAATTCGGATGTATTCCTACAGTGCCTCTGTGTCAGGTATGTTTGACCACCCATGAAAGGTTTGTGCTTCCCTTCCATAGTGTCCAGTAGTTCCAGACAAGCAGCTGTCCAGCTGGGACAATTTCCTAGTGCTGGTCTACAGGGGAAAGTCTTCAAGTTCTGGCCAAAGTAATGTGTGCAAAAGTGTTAGATGTCACCTCTAGACTTGGCTTACTGTAAAACAAACCTTTCACCCTTCTCCACACACTCCTTCCCCATCTACTGGCTGGATATTGTTACCCAGAGTGACTTTAGGAGCCACCAAGTATGTGGAAGTCATATGTTGAAGGTGGCAGGGCCGTGGTCATCCTGGATCCCTGAATAAGTGCTAAGAGCAAAACATCTCCTTACCCTCCTCACTCCCACTTGATCCCCAGTTGGATTGaggtaaatgagaaataaatattaattatgtgACGTGATTGAGATTGGGGGCTTATCTGttatattactttatatatacaGCAGTTGTTAAAAATAAGGAGGCAAATCCATATATACTGATATGGGAAGTGATTCCGGATAAATAAAGTaggaagggaaaaaagcaaatttcCCAATAGTTTTTTAATGATTCCcatctgtgaaaaaataaacGTATATCTTTGTGTGTGCATAAAAATATCTGTAAGAAATAATGGTGATTAACTCTGAAAAATCTACCTGAGGGTCTGTGGGTGATAGGGATGCTGACTTTTCCATTTAGATCCTTTTgtactcttgattttttttttttttaactagaggcatttatcattttacatttaaaaactctAGTCCAAAAACAACCAATCCATCAGCCTACCTGCTCTCTGAATAGAGTTTCAGGATGGGTGAGGGGGCCTGGCACACCCTTGCTCCGCATCCCATGAATTTGCTGCTGAATTGCTTGTAATGGACCACACCATTGAGAAGCACCTTGTGAATGGTGATTCTACAGAGCTGTTTGGTGATGCAGCAGAGCTACCCACTTTCTGCTCACAGGTCATGACTGAAGCCAGTGTTCTTCTGGGAGTTTCTACACACTGAATGTCAAGGGCTATTATCTTGAGCCCTCTTCTTGCTTTGcttatttgtattaaaataacTGGCCTGTTAACTCTGCTTTGCTGCTATATTTAGCATGGTGAGTGGTGACCACGAATGGTTATGAAGCAGCTGCCCTAATGTCATCCCTAGACATGATGATG carries:
- the LRRC10 gene encoding leucine-rich repeat-containing protein 10, giving the protein MGNTIRALVAFIPADRCQNYVVRDLREMPLDKMVDLSGSQLRRFPLHVCSFRELVKLYLSDNHLDSLPPELGQLQNLQILALDFNNFKALPQVVCTLKQLCILYLGNNKLCDLPSELSLLQNLRTLWIEANCLTQLPEVVCELSLLKTLHAGSNALRLLPGQLQRLQELRTIWLSGNRLTDFPAVLLHMPFLEVIDVDQNSIRYFPSLAHLSSLKLVIYDHNPCRNAPKVAKGVRRVGRWAEETPEPDPRKARRYALVREESQELQAPVPPPPPPPTNS